A stretch of the Pan troglodytes isolate AG18354 chromosome 20, NHGRI_mPanTro3-v2.0_pri, whole genome shotgun sequence genome encodes the following:
- the SSBP4 gene encoding single-stranded DNA-binding protein 4 isoform X5: MYAKGGKGSAVPSDSQAREKLALYVYEYLLHIGAQKSAQTFLSEIRWEKNITLGEPPGFLHSWWCVFWDLYCAAPDRREACEHSGEAKAFQDYSAAAAPSPVMGSMAPGDTMAAGPMAAGFFQPFMSPRFPGGPRPTLRMPSQPPAGLPGSQPLLPGAMEPSPRAQGHPSMGGPMQRVTPPRGMASVGPQSYGGGMRPPPNSLAGPGLPAMNMGPGVRGPWASPSGNSIPYSSSSPGSYTGPPGGGGPPGTPIMPSPGDSTNSSENMYTIMNPIGQGAGRANFPLGPGPEGPMAAMSAMEPHHVNGSLGSGDMDGLPKSSPGAVAGLSNAPGTPRDDGEMAAAGTFLHPFPSESVSDCVDSPPAAASGRRGLAGRPRRGGRGARARP, encoded by the exons ATGTACGCCAAGGGGGGCAAGGGTTCGGCCGTGCCCTCCGACAGCCAGGCCCGCGAGAA GTTGGCGCTGTACGTTTATGAGTACCTGCTGCACATCGGTGCCCAGAAGTCAGCCCAGACCTTCCTGTCTGAG ATCCGATGGGAGAAGAACATCACGCTGGGGGAGCCCCCTGGGTTCCTGCACTCCTGGTGGTG CGTCTTCTGGGACCTGTACTGCGCGGCGCCTGACCGAAGAGAGGCCTGCGAGCACTCCGGCGAGGCCAAGGCCTTCCAGGATTAT AGTGCTGCAGCCGCCCCCAGCCCTGTTATGGGGAGTATGGCCCCAGGTGACACAATGGCCGCAGGCCCCATGGCGGCTGGCTTCTTCCAG CCCTTCATGTCACCGCGCTTCCCAGGGGGCCCCCGGCCCACCCTGCGGATGCCGAGTCAG CCTCCCGCAGGCCTCCCTggctcccagcccctcctccctggcGCCATGGAGCCCTCCCCACGAGCCCAGG GGCATCCAAGCATGGGCGGCCCAATGCAGAGGGTGACGCCTCCTCGTGGCATGGCCAGCGTGGGGCCCCAG AGCTATGGAGGTGGCATGCGACCCCCACCCAACTCCCTCGCCGGCCCAGGCCTGCCTGCCATGAACAT GGGCCCAGGAGTTCGTGGCCCGTGGGCCAGCCCCAGTGGAAACTCG ATCCCCTACTCCTCCTCATCTCCCGGCAGCTACACG GGACCCCCAGGAGGAGGTGGGCCCCCTGGAACACCCATCATGCCTAGCCCTGGAG ATTCCACCAACTCCAGCGAAAACATGTACACTATCATGAACCCCATCGGGCAGGGCGCCGGCAGGGCTAAT TTCCCGCTTGGCCCTGGCCCGGAGGGCCCCATGGCCGCCATGAGCGCGATGGAGCCTCACCACGTGAACGGATCCCTGG GCTCGGGCGACATGGACGGGTTGCCGAAG AGTTCCCCCGGCGCCGTGGCCGGCCTGAGCAACGCCCCGGGCACCCCGCGGGACGACGGCGAGATGGCGGCCGCCGGGACCTTCCTGCACCCGTTCCCGAGCGAAAGCGTAAGCGACTGCGTCGACTCCCCCCCCGCGGCGGCGTCGGGCCGGAGGGGCCTGGCGGGCAGGCCCCGGCGGGGCGGCCGGGGGGCCAGAGCAAGACCGTGA